One region of Alcanivorax sediminis genomic DNA includes:
- the lpoB gene encoding penicillin-binding protein activator LpoB: MRRVLSMMMLGAVVALSGCASKVDYGDAQARETVNTDFGSTDLQMIAAKMVDDMLVFPPIVQLTQNRRPVVFVDSIKNKTTEHVDTESITDTIQSKLLNSGKFRFVDMTKVESVRQQLDYQSESGLVDPSTAAQMGRQIGAEFMMYGNFSSIVKRDGSTKDVYYKFTLKLMNIQTGIIEWANEKEIRKTKTKSLFGL, translated from the coding sequence GGCGCTGTCCGGTTGTGCGTCCAAGGTAGATTACGGCGATGCCCAGGCTCGTGAGACGGTGAATACCGATTTCGGCTCCACCGACCTGCAGATGATCGCCGCCAAGATGGTGGACGACATGCTGGTGTTCCCGCCCATTGTGCAGCTGACTCAGAACCGTCGTCCGGTGGTGTTTGTGGACAGCATCAAGAACAAGACCACCGAGCATGTGGATACGGAATCCATCACTGACACCATCCAGTCCAAGCTGCTCAACTCCGGCAAGTTCCGTTTTGTGGATATGACCAAGGTGGAGAGCGTACGTCAGCAGCTGGATTACCAGAGCGAATCCGGCCTGGTGGATCCGTCTACCGCCGCGCAGATGGGTCGTCAGATTGGTGCCGAGTTCATGATGTACGGCAACTTCTCTTCCATTGTAAAGCGCGACGGTAGCACCAAGGACGTGTACTACAAGTTCACTCTGAAGCTGATGAACATCCAGACCGGCATCATCGAGTGGGCCAACGAAAAAGAAATCCGCAAGACCAAAACCAAGAGTCTGTTTGGGCTGTAA